Proteins from a single region of Nerophis ophidion isolate RoL-2023_Sa linkage group LG10, RoL_Noph_v1.0, whole genome shotgun sequence:
- the si:dkey-6n21.13 gene encoding P2Y purinoceptor 3: MTPRGRVPPYNLLSTFSPATSAPSPAFCSIDESYKYIFLPICYSFTFIFSLSLNAVVLYRSFRRTKRWNASLIYMVNLASTDFMYGLSLPFLVASYVMRDRWVFGDFMCRLVRFLFYFNLYGSIFFLTCISVHRYLGICHPMKVITLETKKAVKCTCVLVWIVVFALTCPIFRFAQTGHLNRAPGQLGSNTSGAVDRLALAANESHVGFEEFQNCWDDAIDREFSDYVPYGIILHLLGFFVPFSIIAWCYSHVVLTIFKTLHSRPSSRRGHAGVDKRPLGRRGHNKMSRPPGREEGVSVFLGANSPYASRRRKSIRTIITITLLFALCFFPFHVTRTIFLLLKVTKGVPCRTMTMVSMCYKITRPLASFNAWLNALLYFLTKDKGGAHCCPPTNAAMQHGGPLLPLRMMGKGEDVEEGPEAVPQQLVIHEQNKSHIFG, translated from the coding sequence ATGACACCCAGAGGCAGAGTTCCTCCCTACAACCTCCTCAGCACTTTTTCTCCCGCCACCTCCGCGCCCTCGCCGGCCTTCTGCAGCATCGACGAGTCGTACAAGTACATCTTCCTCCCCATCTGCTACTCCTTCACCTTCATCTTCAGCCTCTCTCTCAACGCCGTGGTCCTATACCGCTCCTTCCGCCGCACCAAGCGCTGGAACGCCTCGCTGATCTACATGGTCAACCTGGCCTCCACGGACTTCATGTACGGCCTGTCGCTGCCCTTCTTGGTGGCCAGCTATGTCATGCGGGACCGCTGGGTGTTTGGGGACTTCATGTGCCGGCTGGTCCGCTTCCTCTTCTACTTCAACCTCTATGGCTCCATCTTCTTCCTCACCTGCATCTCCGTGCACAGGTACCTGGGCATCTGCCACCCGATGAAGGTCATCACCCTGGAAACCAAGAAAGCGGTGAAGTGCACGTGCGTCCTGGTTTGGATTGTCGTCTTTGCGCTCACCTGTCCCATCTTCCGCTTTGCTCAGACGGGTCACCTGAACAGAGCGCCGGGACAACTGGGCAGCAACACGAGCGGTGCTGTCGACAGGTTAGCACTCGCTGCTAACGAAAGCCATGTTGGCTTTGAGGAGTTCCAGAACTGTTGGGACGATGCCATTGACAGGGAATTCTCCGATTACGTCCCCTATGGCATTATTCTCCACTTGTTGGGCTTCTTTGTCCCCTTCTCCATCATCGCCTGGTGTTACTCCCACGTGGTCCTCACCATCTTCAAAACACTGCACTCTCGGCCTTCTTCCCGGCGAGGACATGCCGGCGTGGACAAGAGGCCCCTCGGGAGACGAGGACACAACAAAATGTCCAGGCCGCCGGGTAGGGAGGAAGGTGTTTCTGTTTTCTTGGGCGCCAACTCGCCTTATGCCAGCCGCAGACGAAAATCCATCAggaccatcatcaccatcaccctCCTCTTCGCCCTGTGCTTCTTCCCCTTCCACGTGACCAGGACCATTTTCCTGCTCTTGAAGGTGACCAAGGGAGTTCCGTGCCGCACCATGACCATGGTGTCCATGTGCTACAAGATCACCAGGCCCTTGGCATCCTTCAACGCCTGGCTCAACGCCCTCCTCTACTTCCTTACCAAAGACAAGGGCGGAGCACACTGCTGCCCCCCCACCAACGCTGCAATGCAACACGGGGGGCCTCTGCTGCCCCTGAGGATGATGGGGAAGGGGGAGGATGTTGAGGAGGGCCCTGAGGCCGTTCCACAACAGCTGGTCATACACGAACAGAACAAAAGTCACATATTTGGTTGA